In a single window of the Terrirubrum flagellatum genome:
- the pobA gene encoding 4-hydroxybenzoate 3-monooxygenase, whose protein sequence is MRAQVAIVGSGPAGLFLGALLHKVGIDAVIVERRSRDYVLGRIRAGVLESGTVRLLDEAGASARLHAEGLPHDGFDLLYGGGRRRIDLKGLTGTNVTVYGQTELTRDLMDARLASGAVTIYEAENVALHDFDGERPRVTFEKDGKAQEIACDFIAGCDGYHGVSRGSVPASAMQTFERIYPFGWLGLLSDTPPVSHELIYANSARGFALCSMRSMTRSRYYVQCALDDRVENWSDDRFWNELRRRLDPATAASLVTGPSIEKSIAPLRSFVAEPMRFGKLFLAGDAAHIVPPTGAKGLNLAAGDAHYLAEALIEHYSEKSDAGIDAYSRRALARVWKAVRFSWWMTSLMHRFDDDQGFGAKIQQAELDYLASSEHARAALAENYVGLPF, encoded by the coding sequence ATGCGCGCGCAGGTCGCGATCGTGGGGTCCGGGCCGGCCGGGCTCTTTCTCGGCGCGCTTTTGCACAAGGTCGGGATCGACGCCGTCATCGTGGAGCGCCGCAGTCGCGACTATGTGCTCGGCCGGATTCGTGCAGGCGTTCTCGAGAGCGGGACGGTCCGGCTGCTCGATGAAGCAGGAGCGAGCGCAAGGCTGCACGCCGAAGGCTTGCCCCATGACGGCTTCGACCTGCTCTATGGCGGCGGCCGGCGTCGCATCGACCTCAAGGGGCTCACGGGGACGAACGTCACCGTCTATGGCCAGACGGAGCTGACGCGCGACCTCATGGATGCGCGGCTCGCCTCCGGCGCGGTCACGATCTACGAGGCGGAGAACGTCGCCCTGCATGATTTTGACGGCGAACGCCCGCGCGTGACCTTCGAAAAGGACGGAAAGGCGCAAGAAATCGCCTGCGATTTCATCGCGGGGTGCGACGGCTATCACGGCGTCAGCCGCGGCAGCGTTCCCGCCTCCGCGATGCAGACATTCGAGCGCATCTATCCCTTCGGCTGGCTCGGGCTGCTGTCGGACACGCCGCCGGTTTCGCATGAGCTGATCTACGCCAACAGCGCGCGCGGCTTTGCGCTCTGCTCGATGCGCTCGATGACGCGCAGCCGCTACTATGTGCAATGCGCGCTCGATGATCGCGTCGAGAACTGGAGCGATGATCGCTTCTGGAACGAGCTGCGGCGACGGCTTGATCCCGCGACCGCCGCGTCGCTCGTGACCGGCCCCTCAATCGAGAAATCGATCGCGCCGCTGCGCAGCTTCGTCGCCGAGCCCATGCGCTTCGGAAAACTGTTCCTTGCCGGCGACGCCGCCCACATCGTGCCGCCGACCGGCGCGAAGGGGCTCAATCTCGCAGCGGGCGACGCGCATTATCTCGCCGAGGCGCTGATCGAGCACTACAGCGAAAAATCAGATGCCGGGATCGACGCCTATTCCAGGCGCGCGCTGGCGCGCGTGTGGAAAGCGGTGCGCTTCTCCTGGTGGATGACCTCGCTGATGCATCGCTTCGACGACGATCAGGGCTTCGGCGCGAAGATCCAGCAGGCGGAGCTCGACTATCTCGCGTCGTCGGAGCATGCGCGCGCGGCGCTGGCGGAGAATTATGTGGGGCTGCCGTTTTAG
- the ureG gene encoding urease accessory protein UreG, translated as MTGKSAHGPLRVGIGGPVGSGKTALMEALCKRMRAAYDLCAITNDIYTKEDARILTVSGALPEERIMGVETGGCPHTAIREDCSINLHAIAEMRKKFPALDVILIESGGDNLAATFSPELADLTIYVIDVAQGEKIPRKGGPGVTRSDLLVINKIDLAPFVGADLSVMEADTKRMRGQRPYVFANMRDGTGVDVVIDFIKKKGGLE; from the coding sequence ATGACGGGAAAAAGCGCTCACGGCCCGCTCAGGGTCGGCATCGGCGGGCCGGTCGGCTCGGGAAAAACGGCGCTCATGGAGGCGCTCTGCAAGCGCATGCGCGCGGCTTATGATCTCTGCGCCATCACCAATGACATCTACACCAAGGAGGATGCGCGCATCCTCACCGTGTCAGGCGCTTTGCCGGAAGAGCGCATCATGGGCGTTGAAACAGGCGGCTGCCCGCATACCGCAATTCGCGAAGATTGCTCTATCAATCTCCACGCCATCGCCGAGATGCGGAAGAAGTTTCCCGCGCTCGATGTGATCCTGATCGAGTCCGGCGGCGACAATCTCGCCGCGACCTTCTCGCCTGAACTCGCCGATCTCACGATCTATGTCATCGATGTGGCGCAGGGCGAGAAGATTCCGCGCAAGGGCGGGCCGGGCGTGACGCGCTCTGATCTCCTCGTGATCAACAAGATCGATCTCGCGCCTTTCGTCGGCGCTGATCTCTCGGTCATGGAAGCGGATACGAAGCGCATGCGCGGGCAGCGCCCTTACGTTTTCGCCAATATGCGCGATGGAACGGGCGTCGATGTCGTGATCGATTTCATCAAGAAGAAGGGCGGGCTGGAATAG
- a CDS encoding urease accessory protein UreF produces the protein MITITTMDTDIGAATEAAALPLFAWLSPSYPVGAYAYSHGLEWLVETGEVKDRDTLIEFLRDILAHGGGRNDAIFFVETYRAALNDTERLGEIAELAAAFAPSRERKLESLQQGRAFMDATLAAWPAHDLAMWAAKTGDEIAYPVAVALACAAHRMPLQSSLEAYLLAFASNLASAVVRAVPLGQTDGQRAIAALAPLVREIAASALEMTLDDLGGAALRIDLAAMHHETQYTRLFRS, from the coding sequence ATGATCACGATCACGACCATGGACACGGACATTGGCGCCGCCACTGAGGCGGCGGCGCTGCCGCTGTTCGCCTGGCTGTCGCCGTCCTATCCCGTCGGCGCCTACGCCTATTCCCACGGGCTGGAATGGCTTGTTGAAACCGGCGAGGTGAAAGATCGGGACACGCTGATCGAATTCCTGCGTGATATCCTCGCGCATGGCGGCGGCCGCAACGACGCGATTTTCTTTGTCGAGACCTACAGGGCGGCGCTGAACGACACGGAGCGCCTTGGCGAGATCGCTGAACTTGCCGCCGCCTTCGCGCCTTCGCGCGAGCGCAAGCTTGAATCGCTGCAGCAGGGCCGCGCCTTCATGGATGCGACGCTTGCGGCGTGGCCGGCGCATGATCTCGCGATGTGGGCGGCAAAGACGGGTGACGAGATCGCCTATCCCGTCGCAGTCGCACTCGCCTGCGCGGCGCATCGCATGCCGCTTCAATCTTCGCTCGAAGCCTATCTGCTGGCGTTCGCATCGAATCTTGCGTCCGCCGTCGTGCGCGCCGTTCCGTTGGGCCAGACCGACGGGCAAAGAGCCATCGCCGCGCTTGCGCCACTCGTTCGCGAGATCGCCGCATCTGCGCTGGAGATGACGCTCGATGATCTCGGCGGCGCCGCGCTGCGCATCGATCTCGCGGCCATGCATCACGAAACCCAATATACGAGGCTGTTCCGCTCATGA
- a CDS encoding urease accessory protein UreE: MLRATKVLAAGDWSATPADTVVLDFDDRHRRRVSMTGVRGLEFLLDLAEPVALRHGDGLALEDGRVVEVSAAPEPLAEIRAQNPDHMIRIAWHLGNRHLPTQMVGRRLRIRRDHVIEEMLRGLGAEVMQIEAAFDPEGGAYAQGHSHGHSHSHGHGHHDHMHDHDHDHGHGHWRRH; this comes from the coding sequence ATGCTGCGCGCGACGAAAGTGCTGGCCGCCGGCGACTGGTCAGCGACGCCCGCCGACACGGTGGTGCTCGATTTCGACGATCGCCATCGCCGGCGCGTGTCGATGACGGGTGTGCGCGGCCTCGAATTCCTGCTCGATCTCGCCGAGCCCGTGGCGCTGCGCCATGGCGACGGGCTCGCGCTGGAGGACGGGCGCGTCGTGGAGGTCAGCGCTGCGCCTGAACCACTCGCTGAAATTCGCGCGCAGAATCCCGATCACATGATCCGCATCGCCTGGCATCTCGGCAATCGCCATCTGCCAACGCAGATGGTCGGACGTCGCCTGCGCATCAGGCGCGACCATGTCATCGAGGAGATGTTGCGCGGCCTCGGCGCCGAGGTCATGCAGATCGAAGCGGCTTTCGATCCCGAAGGCGGCGCCTATGCGCAAGGACACTCACACGGCCATTCGCATTCCCATGGCCACGGGCATCATGACCACATGCATGATCACGATCACGACCATGGACACGGACATTGGCGCCGCCACTGA
- the ureC gene encoding urease subunit alpha — protein MFTMKRSVYADMFGPTKGDRIRLADTDLIIEVEKDFTSYGEEVKFGGGKVIRDGMGQSQVTRARGAVDTVITNAVILDHWGIVKADVALRDGRIHAIGKAGNPDIQPGVDIIIGPGTEIIAGEGKILTAGGFDSHIHFICPQQIEDALMSGVTSLLGGGTGPAHGTLATTCTPGPWHIGRMIQAAEAFPVNIGISAKGNASLPGALEEMVKGGACALKLHEDWGTTPAAIDCCLSVADDHDVQVMIHTDTLNESGFVEDTVKAFKGRTIHAFHTEGAGGGHAPDIIKVASLKNVLPSSTNPTRPFTVNTLDEHLDMLMVCHHLDPSIAEDLAFAESRIRKETIAAEDILHDIGALSMMSSDSQAMGRIGEVIIRTWQTADKMKKQRGRLKEDKGDNDNFRAKRYIAKYTINPAIAQGVSKHIGSIEKGKLADLVLWSPAFFGVKPDMILKGGMIIAAPMGDPNASIPTPQPVHYRPMFGHYGKALTQSAVIFTSQAAIDGKLRNKLGVDKEFVAVENVRGGISKKSMIHNGATPKITVDPETYVVTADGEPLVCEPAKVLPMAQRYFLF, from the coding sequence ATGTTCACGATGAAGCGTAGCGTCTATGCCGATATGTTCGGCCCGACCAAGGGCGATCGCATTCGCCTGGCCGACACCGATCTGATCATTGAGGTCGAGAAGGATTTCACGAGCTATGGCGAGGAGGTGAAATTCGGCGGCGGCAAGGTGATCCGCGACGGCATGGGTCAGAGCCAGGTGACGCGTGCGCGGGGCGCGGTCGACACGGTGATCACAAACGCCGTCATTCTCGATCACTGGGGAATCGTGAAGGCTGACGTGGCGCTGCGCGACGGCCGCATTCATGCGATCGGCAAGGCGGGCAATCCCGATATTCAACCCGGCGTCGACATTATCATTGGGCCGGGCACGGAAATCATCGCTGGCGAAGGCAAGATCCTCACCGCCGGCGGCTTCGACAGCCATATCCATTTCATTTGCCCGCAGCAGATCGAGGATGCGCTGATGTCGGGCGTGACGAGCCTGCTTGGCGGCGGCACCGGCCCCGCCCATGGCACGCTCGCGACCACCTGCACGCCGGGTCCCTGGCATATCGGCCGCATGATCCAGGCGGCGGAAGCCTTCCCTGTGAATATCGGCATCTCGGCCAAGGGCAACGCGTCGCTGCCCGGCGCGCTGGAGGAGATGGTGAAGGGCGGCGCCTGCGCGCTCAAACTGCATGAAGACTGGGGCACGACGCCGGCCGCGATCGATTGCTGCCTGTCCGTCGCCGATGATCACGACGTGCAGGTGATGATCCACACCGACACGTTGAACGAGTCGGGCTTCGTCGAGGACACGGTGAAGGCGTTCAAGGGCCGCACCATTCACGCCTTCCACACTGAAGGCGCCGGCGGCGGCCATGCGCCTGACATCATCAAGGTGGCGAGCCTGAAGAATGTGCTGCCGTCATCGACAAATCCGACGCGGCCCTTCACCGTCAACACGCTCGATGAGCATCTCGACATGCTCATGGTCTGCCATCATCTCGATCCGTCAATCGCGGAGGATCTGGCGTTCGCCGAGAGCCGCATCCGCAAGGAGACGATCGCGGCCGAAGACATCCTGCACGATATCGGCGCGCTCTCGATGATGTCGTCGGATTCGCAAGCCATGGGCCGCATCGGCGAAGTCATCATCCGGACCTGGCAGACCGCCGACAAGATGAAGAAGCAGCGCGGCCGCCTGAAGGAAGACAAGGGCGACAACGACAATTTCCGCGCGAAACGCTACATCGCGAAATACACGATCAATCCCGCCATCGCCCAGGGCGTATCGAAGCACATCGGCTCCATCGAGAAAGGCAAGCTCGCCGATCTCGTTTTGTGGTCGCCGGCCTTCTTCGGCGTGAAGCCCGACATGATCCTGAAGGGCGGCATGATCATCGCGGCGCCCATGGGCGATCCCAACGCCTCGATCCCGACGCCGCAGCCCGTGCATTATCGACCTATGTTCGGCCACTACGGCAAGGCGCTGACGCAGAGCGCTGTGATCTTCACCTCGCAGGCGGCGATCGACGGTAAGCTGCGCAACAAGCTTGGCGTCGACAAGGAGTTCGTCGCGGTCGAGAATGTCCGCGGCGGCATCTCGAAGAAGTCGATGATCCACAATGGCGCGACGCCGAAGATCACGGTCGATCCCGAGACCTATGTCGTGACCGCGGACGGCGAGCCGTTGGTTTGCGAGCCCGCGAAGGTGCTGCCGATGGCGCAGCGCTATTTCCTGTTCTGA
- a CDS encoding GFA family protein, which translates to MKQIYSGGCQCGAVRYEADVDIDEVISCNCSRCGRLGTLLAFTGKSDFRLTSGEGATTEYLFNKHVIHHLFCATCGVESFAMGKRPDGAEMIAVNARCLDGVDPDSLKIKKFDGKNLR; encoded by the coding sequence ATGAAGCAGATCTATTCCGGCGGCTGTCAATGCGGCGCGGTGCGCTATGAAGCTGATGTCGATATCGACGAAGTGATTTCCTGCAACTGCTCGCGTTGCGGCCGCCTTGGCACGCTTCTCGCTTTCACCGGCAAATCCGATTTCAGATTGACCTCGGGCGAAGGCGCGACGACGGAATATCTCTTCAACAAGCACGTCATCCATCATCTCTTCTGCGCAACCTGCGGCGTTGAATCTTTCGCTATGGGCAAGCGGCCGGATGGCGCCGAGATGATCGCCGTCAATGCGCGCTGCCTCGACGGCGTCGATCCCGACAGTCTTAAGATCAAGAAGTTCGACGGCAAGAATCTGAGATAG
- a CDS encoding urease subunit beta, producing MIPGEIITQDGDITLNKGRRTVTLTVANSGDRPIQVGSHYHFFETNPALKFDRKKARGMRLNIPSGTAVRFEPGQEREVTLVALGGKLRVYGFRQEVMGKL from the coding sequence ATGATCCCCGGTGAAATCATCACGCAGGACGGCGACATCACGCTCAACAAGGGCCGCAGGACGGTGACGCTCACCGTCGCCAATTCAGGCGATCGGCCGATCCAGGTCGGCAGCCACTATCATTTCTTCGAAACCAATCCGGCGCTGAAATTCGATCGCAAGAAAGCGCGCGGGATGCGGCTGAATATTCCCTCGGGAACGGCGGTTCGCTTCGAGCCGGGACAGGAGCGCGAGGTCACGCTTGTCGCGCTTGGCGGCAAGCTGCGCGTCTATGGCTTCCGGCAGGAGGTTATGGGTAAACTATGA
- a CDS encoding urease subunit gamma — protein sequence MNLTPREKDKLLIAMAAIVARKRLERGVKLNHPEAIALITEYVVEGARDGRSVADLMEEGAHVVTRAQVMEGVADMIHDVQVEATFPDGTKLVTVHDPIR from the coding sequence ATGAATCTGACTCCCCGGGAAAAGGACAAGCTTCTGATCGCCATGGCGGCCATCGTCGCGCGCAAGCGGCTCGAGCGCGGCGTGAAGCTCAATCATCCCGAGGCGATTGCGCTGATCACCGAATATGTCGTCGAAGGCGCGCGCGACGGGCGCAGCGTCGCCGATCTCATGGAGGAGGGCGCGCATGTGGTGACGCGCGCGCAGGTGATGGAAGGCGTCGCCGACATGATCCATGACGTGCAGGTGGAGGCGACGTTCCCGGACGGGACGAAGCTCGTCACCGTGCATGATCCGATCCGCTGA
- a CDS encoding urease accessory protein UreD, with protein MSEDLPDYLRARGAISLSCAPSERRTIAARVRQEGALNIRFPRHSSRGLEGVIVNIAGGVAAGDRHAIDIHAGRGANATITTPAAEKVYRSPGGVSRIEVALSVEGDLAWLPQETILFDQARLARRLHATLSEEASLLACDITVLGRAAMGERVRSGFLRDEWRVRRGGRLIYADTLLLDGDIEATLARPGAAAGASAFATILYVAPDAEARLDETRALLDPLRSQACDVAASAWDGLLALRWLAQDARLLRASVARFLESFRGAALPRVWMT; from the coding sequence GTGAGCGAAGACCTGCCGGATTATCTGCGCGCGCGGGGCGCGATCTCCCTGTCCTGCGCGCCGTCGGAAAGGCGCACCATCGCCGCCCGCGTCCGCCAGGAAGGCGCTCTTAACATCCGCTTCCCCCGCCACTCTTCGCGCGGACTTGAGGGTGTGATCGTCAATATCGCCGGCGGCGTCGCCGCAGGCGACCGGCATGCGATCGATATCCACGCCGGGCGCGGAGCTAACGCAACGATCACGACGCCGGCCGCCGAGAAGGTGTATCGTTCTCCAGGCGGCGTCTCGCGCATCGAAGTCGCGCTTTCCGTTGAAGGCGATCTCGCCTGGCTGCCGCAGGAGACTATTCTCTTCGATCAGGCGCGGCTTGCACGGCGATTGCATGCGACCTTGTCGGAGGAAGCGAGTTTGCTGGCCTGCGACATCACGGTGCTTGGCCGCGCAGCCATGGGCGAGCGTGTGCGTTCCGGTTTTCTGCGCGACGAATGGCGCGTGCGCCGCGGCGGGCGGCTGATCTACGCCGACACGCTGCTTCTCGACGGCGACATCGAAGCGACGCTTGCGCGCCCGGGAGCGGCGGCCGGCGCGTCCGCCTTCGCCACCATCCTCTATGTCGCGCCCGACGCTGAAGCGCGTCTCGACGAAACGCGCGCGCTTCTCGATCCTCTCCGATCGCAAGCGTGCGACGTCGCCGCCAGCGCCTGGGACGGGCTTCTGGCGTTGCGATGGCTGGCCCAAGATGCAAGGCTGCTGCGCGCGTCAGTGGCGCGGTTTCTCGAATCATTTCGCGGCGCTGCGTTGCCGCGCGTTTGGATGACCTGA
- a CDS encoding methyl-accepting chemotaxis protein, producing MEKKYLSDSDRYALYGLNDAGVLAMLDAIARGGLAFVAEGVDDFMGTIVSAPVIGDSYRRHGPMIASALKAHFETIISPAFVERHGESLRAVVKALSDGETDMRALYSSASYLMTAYARRRSTRWGLPRRAAPREMAVLQRVFMCTVATALTHQQTELIAENSDRRERLSLQLADFRGVVEGVSGELGQAASLVDRALAAVASAARQALERSRSAAGATELSNANLTSSAASTEELAISINELARQSELGRNVVARVERAVGSGNAAIQELDVSARTIGSIVDLISQIAEQTNLLSLNATIEAARAGEAGRGFAVVAQEVKALASQTTKATQDIVDQITAVQSATARSVNEIAAIGGAMEDMSRNAAEVAAAISQQNGLTGDLSRNLHETVSQVMSANEGYGAAVDLIESAGAEAEKLRSAVAQLSRIGSELVGDVEAFATRIKAA from the coding sequence ATGGAAAAGAAGTATCTTTCCGACAGCGACCGGTACGCGCTGTACGGGCTGAACGACGCTGGCGTCCTTGCGATGCTGGATGCGATCGCGCGCGGCGGTCTCGCCTTTGTCGCCGAGGGCGTTGACGACTTCATGGGGACGATCGTGTCGGCGCCCGTTATCGGCGACTCGTATCGCCGCCACGGCCCGATGATCGCAAGCGCGCTCAAGGCCCATTTTGAAACCATCATTTCTCCGGCCTTCGTCGAGCGCCATGGCGAGAGCCTGCGCGCGGTCGTGAAAGCTCTTTCCGACGGCGAAACCGACATGCGCGCGCTCTACTCCAGCGCAAGTTACCTCATGACCGCCTATGCGCGCCGCAGATCGACCCGCTGGGGTCTCCCGCGCCGCGCCGCGCCGCGCGAGATGGCGGTGTTGCAGAGGGTCTTCATGTGCACCGTTGCGACCGCGCTCACCCACCAGCAGACCGAGCTCATCGCCGAAAATAGCGATCGTCGCGAAAGGCTTTCCCTGCAGCTCGCCGATTTCCGCGGCGTGGTCGAGGGCGTATCCGGCGAGTTGGGCCAGGCCGCATCGCTGGTCGATCGCGCGCTTGCCGCAGTCGCATCCGCCGCGCGCCAAGCGCTGGAGCGCAGCCGCTCGGCCGCCGGCGCCACCGAGCTCAGCAACGCCAATCTGACGTCTTCGGCGGCCAGCACCGAAGAGCTCGCCATCTCGATCAATGAACTCGCCCGGCAGTCGGAGCTTGGCCGCAATGTCGTCGCCCGGGTCGAGCGCGCGGTCGGCAGCGGCAATGCGGCGATCCAGGAGCTCGACGTCTCGGCGCGCACGATCGGTTCGATCGTCGATCTGATCAGCCAGATCGCCGAGCAGACCAACCTGCTTTCCCTCAACGCCACCATCGAAGCCGCTCGCGCCGGGGAGGCCGGCCGCGGCTTCGCCGTCGTCGCGCAGGAGGTGAAGGCGCTCGCCAGCCAGACCACCAAGGCGACGCAGGATATCGTCGATCAGATCACCGCCGTGCAGAGCGCGACGGCGCGCTCCGTGAACGAGATCGCGGCCATTGGCGGCGCGATGGAGGACATGTCGCGCAACGCCGCGGAGGTCGCAGCCGCCATCAGCCAGCAGAACGGTCTGACCGGCGATTTGAGCCGCAATCTCCACGAGACGGTGAGCCAGGTCATGTCCGCCAATGAGGGCTATGGCGCCGCCGTCGATCTGATCGAGAGCGCCGGCGCGGAGGCGGAGAAGCTGCGCAGCGCGGTCGCGCAGCTCTCGCGCATCGGCTCGGAATTGGTCGGCGACGTCGAAGCCTTCGCGACCCGCATCAAGGCTGCCTGA
- a CDS encoding 5-methyltetrahydropteroyltriglutamate--homocysteine S-methyltransferase: MRRTKPPFRADMVGSLLRTVPLKEAREKREKGEISAEALREIEDREIRKIVKRQEDIGLQAVTDGEFRRTWWHFDFLFNLDGVERVILDHGIQFAGVQTKAEAPRVTSKIGFSNHPFLEHFRFLKGATDRVAKMTIPSPSMLHYRGGRKMIQMGLYPDMEEYYRDLANAYATAVKSFYEAGCRYLQLDDTSLSYFCDPEQRKMLAERGDDPDLLIQRYRDMINTATKNRPADMTITSHTCRGNFKSTFVASGGYEPVADLVFNQIDIDGYFMEWDDDRSGGFAPLRLLPKGKYVVLGLVTTKTGALEKKDDIKRRIDAAAKYVDLDQLCLSPQCGFASTEEGNVLAEDEQWWKLEMIVEIAREVWG, from the coding sequence ATGAGACGCACCAAGCCGCCATTCCGCGCCGATATGGTCGGAAGCCTGCTGCGCACCGTGCCACTCAAGGAAGCTCGGGAGAAACGCGAGAAGGGTGAAATTTCGGCCGAAGCGCTGCGCGAGATCGAGGATCGGGAAATCCGCAAGATCGTAAAGCGCCAGGAGGACATCGGACTGCAGGCCGTCACCGACGGCGAGTTCCGACGGACCTGGTGGCATTTCGACTTTCTGTTCAATCTCGACGGCGTCGAGCGCGTCATTCTTGATCACGGCATCCAGTTCGCCGGCGTGCAGACGAAAGCGGAAGCGCCGCGCGTCACAAGCAAGATCGGCTTCTCCAACCATCCCTTCCTTGAGCATTTCAGATTTCTGAAGGGCGCGACCGATCGCGTCGCGAAGATGACGATCCCGTCGCCGAGCATGCTGCACTATCGCGGCGGCCGGAAGATGATCCAGATGGGTCTCTATCCTGATATGGAGGAGTATTACCGTGATCTCGCGAACGCCTATGCGACGGCGGTGAAGTCATTCTACGAAGCCGGCTGTCGTTACCTCCAGCTCGACGACACCAGCCTGTCCTATTTCTGCGATCCCGAGCAGCGCAAGATGCTGGCCGAGCGAGGCGATGATCCCGACCTGCTGATCCAGCGCTATCGCGACATGATCAACACGGCGACGAAGAATCGTCCCGCCGACATGACGATCACGAGCCACACCTGCCGCGGCAATTTCAAATCGACCTTCGTCGCTTCCGGCGGCTATGAGCCGGTCGCCGATCTCGTCTTCAACCAGATCGATATCGACGGCTATTTCATGGAATGGGACGATGATCGCTCCGGCGGGTTTGCGCCGCTGCGCCTCCTGCCGAAGGGCAAATATGTCGTGCTCGGCCTCGTCACCACCAAGACCGGCGCGCTCGAGAAGAAGGATGACATCAAGCGCCGCATCGACGCTGCGGCCAAATACGTCGATCTCGATCAGCTCTGCCTATCGCCGCAATGCGGCTTCGCCTCGACCGAGGAAGGCAATGTGCTGGCGGAGGACGAGCAGTGGTGGAAGCTTGAGATGATCGTCGAGATCGCCCGCGAGGTCTGGGGATAA
- a CDS encoding ABC transporter ATP-binding protein, producing the protein MAELLAIDNLTAGYRDATVLNNLSFALEAGESLALLGRNGVGKTTLIDTIIGLTRRTTGTIRFGGRDISNLKAQQRAVLGVGWTPQERNIFRSLTVEENLTAVARGKGWDLARVYAMFPRLKERRGNLGNQLSGGEQQMLAVTRALMLNPKLLLLDEPLEGLAPIIVDELLAAIRRLIVEERLTVILVEQKARKILPITDRAIILDRGAIVWRGASSDLLADEAAMATHLGVAERSGRAKPAALRDSSPGSR; encoded by the coding sequence ATGGCTGAGCTTCTCGCGATCGACAATCTGACAGCGGGCTATCGAGACGCAACCGTCCTCAACAATCTCAGCTTCGCTCTCGAAGCGGGCGAATCGCTTGCGCTGCTTGGCCGCAACGGCGTCGGCAAGACGACCTTGATCGACACGATCATCGGCCTGACGCGCCGCACCACTGGAACGATCCGCTTCGGCGGCCGCGACATTTCGAATCTCAAGGCGCAGCAGCGCGCTGTGCTCGGCGTCGGCTGGACGCCGCAGGAGCGCAACATCTTCCGCTCGCTGACGGTCGAGGAGAATCTGACCGCGGTCGCCCGCGGCAAGGGCTGGGACCTGGCCCGCGTCTATGCGATGTTTCCTCGGCTGAAGGAGCGGCGCGGCAATCTCGGCAACCAGCTCTCCGGCGGCGAGCAGCAAATGCTTGCGGTGACGCGCGCATTGATGCTCAACCCGAAGCTGCTGCTGCTCGATGAGCCGCTTGAGGGCTTGGCCCCGATCATCGTCGACGAACTGCTGGCCGCCATCCGCCGGCTGATCGTCGAGGAGCGGCTGACGGTCATTCTCGTCGAGCAGAAGGCGCGCAAGATTCTGCCCATCACCGACCGCGCCATCATTCTCGATCGCGGCGCGATCGTCTGGCGCGGCGCCTCGTCCGATCTTCTCGCCGACGAAGCAGCCATGGCGACCCATCTCGGCGTCGCCGAGCGATCGGGCCGCGCGAAGCCCGCGGCCTTGCGCGATTCGTCGCCCGGGAGCAGATGA
- a CDS encoding ABC transporter ATP-binding protein, with protein sequence MTPSITTGALALETRVLSKSFGGFKANTDVSLKLEAGDRHALIGPNGAGKTTFINLLTGVLAPTSGSVFLNGEDVTSFTPQSRVRRGMARTFQINQLFIDLTPLETVALSVGERVGAGAQWWRGVGANSAVIDEAAALLNSMRLSDVMTRPVKLLPYGKQRLLEVALALACKPTLLLLDEPAAGVPEEERHEILDIVNALPDNVTVLLIEHDMELVFSFARRMSVLVQGMLFTQGTVEEIARDPRVKAVYLGEDAETAHG encoded by the coding sequence ATGACGCCTTCGATCACGACAGGCGCCCTCGCGCTCGAAACCCGCGTCCTTTCCAAGAGCTTCGGCGGCTTCAAGGCGAACACCGACGTCTCGTTGAAGCTCGAAGCCGGCGATCGTCATGCGCTGATCGGGCCGAACGGCGCCGGCAAGACCACCTTCATCAATCTCCTCACTGGCGTGCTCGCGCCAACGTCGGGATCGGTGTTCCTCAATGGCGAGGACGTCACCTCCTTCACGCCGCAGTCGCGCGTTCGTCGCGGCATGGCGCGCACCTTCCAGATCAACCAGCTCTTTATCGATCTGACGCCGCTGGAGACGGTGGCGCTGTCGGTCGGCGAGCGGGTCGGCGCCGGCGCGCAATGGTGGCGCGGCGTCGGCGCGAACAGCGCCGTGATCGATGAAGCGGCCGCGCTGTTGAACAGCATGCGGCTTTCGGACGTCATGACGCGGCCGGTGAAGCTTCTGCCCTACGGCAAGCAGCGCCTGCTCGAAGTCGCTCTCGCGCTCGCCTGCAAGCCCACGCTGCTGCTGCTCGACGAGCCGGCCGCCGGCGTTCCCGAGGAAGAGCGCCACGAGATTCTCGACATCGTCAACGCGCTGCCAGACAACGTCACCGTGCTGTTGATCGAGCATGACATGGAGCTCGTCTTCTCCTTCGCGCGCCGCATGTCTGTGCTGGTGCAGGGCATGCTGTTCACGCAAGGGACGGTCGAGGAGATCGCGCGCGATCCGCGCGTGAAGGCCGTCTATCTTGGCGAGGACGCGGAGACAGCGCATGGCTGA